In Trifolium pratense cultivar HEN17-A07 linkage group LG7, ARS_RC_1.1, whole genome shotgun sequence, a genomic segment contains:
- the LOC123897731 gene encoding protein FAR1-RELATED SEQUENCE 5-like, with the protein MMDHQSGQGFDSYGSDPNVIAETSEKHDKVDVHISNNLELCAGEDERFVEQPVADSDTIEPFIGMEFNSREEAREFYNAYGRRIGFTVRVHHNRRSRINKEVIGQDFVCSKEGFRAKKYVHRKDRVLPPPPPTREGCQAMVRMTLTDGGKWVVAKFVKEHTHKLMSPSEVPWRRSEKHLISEDEKDRRIRALSLELYNERQKYKRRCAAYEEQINMILNDVERHTEHISKKVADVVRNIREIEEDKSESNGR; encoded by the exons ATGATGGATCACCAATCTGGCCAGGGATTTGATTCATATGGCAGTGACCCTAACGTGATAGCAGAAACCAGTGAGAAACATGACAAAGTAGACGTCCACATTTCAAACAACTTAGAATTATGTGCAGGTGAAGATGAAAGGTTTGTTGAACAACCTGTGGCAGATTCAGACACTATAGAACCATTCATAGGTATGGAGTTCAACTCAAGGGAGGAAGCCAGAGAGTTCTACAATGCCTATGGTAGACGGATTGGATTTACAGTACGAGTACACCATAACCGCCGTTCACGAATTAATAAAGAGGTTATCGGTCAAGATTTTGTTTGCTCAAAAGAAGGCTTTCGAGCAAAGAAGTATGTGCACAGAAAAGATAGAGTGCTCCCTCCTCCACCACCCACCCGAGAAGGTTGTCAAGCCATGGTAAGGATGACTTTAACAGATGGAGGGAAGTGGGTTGTCGCCAAATTTGTGAAGGAGCATACACATAAACTGATGAGTCCTAGTGAAGTTCCATGGCGAAGATCTGAGAAGCACTTGATTAGTGAG GATGAGAAAGATAGGAGAATCCGTGCGCTATCACTTGAGTTGTACAACGAAAGGCAAAAGTACAAACGACGTTGTGCAGCATATGaagaacaaataaatatgattcTGAATGATGTGGAAAGGCACACAGAACACATCTCTAAAAAAGTTGCTGATGTAGTTCGAAATATAAGAGAGATTGAGGAAGACAAATCAGAGTCAAATGGAAGGTAA
- the LOC123897732 gene encoding calmodulin-like protein 3 produces MPTILLRIFLLYNVVNSFLISLVPKKLRTFFPHSWFTHQTLTNLIQTTTITNTSSSSKTSLVITKTKTMDPNELKRVFQMFDRNDDGRITKKELNDSLENLGIFIPDKELSQMIEKIDVNQDGCVDIEEFKELYESIMDERVEDEEEDMREAFNVFDQNGDGFISVDELRSVLVSLGLKQGRTVEDCKKMIGNVDVDGNGLVDYKEFKQMMKGGGLSALS; encoded by the coding sequence atgcCAACTATTTTACTTAGAATTTTCCTTCTATACAACGTTGTCAATTCATTTCTCATAAGTCTTGTTCCTAAGAAACTCAGAACTTTCTTCCCACATTCTTGGTTTACTCATCAAACCTTAACCAATCTCATCCAAACCACTACTATAACAAACacttcttcatcatcaaaaaCAAGTCTTGTTATTACCAAGACAAAAACAATGGATCCAAATGAACTCAAACGTGTTTTTCAAATGTTTGATCGTAACGACGATGGCCGAATAACAAAAAAGGAGCTGAATGATTCCTTGGAGAATTTAGGAATCTTCATTCCTGACAAAGAGTTAAGTCAAATGATCGAGAAAATCGATGTTAACCAAGACGGATGTGTTGATATTGAGGAATTTAAAGAGTTGTATGAGTCTATTATGGATGAACGTGTTGAAGATGAGGAAGAAGATATGAGGGAAGCATTCAATGTGTTTGATCAAAATGGTGATGGGTTTATTAGTGTTGATGAATTGAGATCTGTTTTAGTGTCTTTGGGATTGAAACAAGGAAGAACTGTTGAAGATTGTAAGAAAATGATTGGAAATGTTGATGTTGATGGAAATGGTTTGGTTGATTATAAAGAGTTTAAGCAAATGATGAAGGGTGGTGGTTTATCTGCTCTCAGTTAG